One segment of Palaemon carinicauda isolate YSFRI2023 chromosome 35, ASM3689809v2, whole genome shotgun sequence DNA contains the following:
- the LOC137627494 gene encoding uncharacterized protein — protein sequence MKITLLILISLATLAAAKPVSVLNYDLEDIHHDQDIDDDLVVTGSYTWTSPEGEQFFVRYVADDDGFRIVESNAVPVSNTGVRVDGHQGSFVSSEELFDDRK from the exons ATGAAGATCACC CTTCTCATACTCATCTCCCTGGCGACTTTAGCTGCAGCTAAGCCCGTCTCGGTTCTCAATTATGATTTGGAAGATATTCACCATGATCAAGATATTGACGACGATTTGGTCGTGACTGGGTCATACAC ATGGACTTCTCCCGAAGGCGAACAGTTCTTCGTCAGGTACGTCGCCGACGATGACGGCTTCAGGATTGTCGAATCCAACGCCGTTCCAGTTAGTAATACCGGAGTACGTGTGGACGGACACCAGGGGTCCTTCGTATCCTCCGAGGAGCTATTTGACGATAGGAAATAA